GGGAGATCCGCCGGTACGGGTTCCTCGACGAGATGGAGATGGAGCGCCGTACCCGGCAACTGCTGGAGCGCCTGACCCGGCGGCTGCCCGAGCTGCGCGGCCCGGTCGTCTCGCTCTCCAGCGGACAGCGGCAGACGGTCGCCATCGCCCGCTCGCTCCTCGGCGACCCCAGCGTCCTCCTGCTGGACGAGCCGACCGCCGCGCTGGGGTTCGAGCAGACCACCGAGATCCTGGACCTCATCGACCAACTGCGCGACCGCGGCCTCGGGGTCCTGCTCATCAGCCACAACATGGGCGACGTGAAGGCGCTTGCGGACCGCGCCGCGGTACTGCGGCTCGGCCGCAACAACGGCTTCTTCGACGTGAACACCTCGTCCCAGGAGCAGATCATCTCCTCCATCACCGGCGCCACGGAGAACGTGCCCCGCCGGCCGGCCTCCCGGGAGGCGGGGTGGTGAAAGACATGCGCAGCACTGCGGACGACCCACGGACCGAGCGCGCCGCGGCCGACGCCGCGCCCCGCCCACCTCGCCGCGGACAGGCCGTCGCCC
This window of the Streptomyces sp. NBC_01275 genome carries:
- a CDS encoding ATP-binding cassette domain-containing protein, coding for MVDVADPPLLALRGVCKRFGAVEVLTDIELEIHPGQVVALLGDNGAGKSTLVKVISGVAPADRGVIEWQGRAVHIRRPHDARDLGIATVHQDFALCGNLDVVGNLFLGREIRRYGFLDEMEMERRTRQLLERLTRRLPELRGPVVSLSSGQRQTVAIARSLLGDPSVLLLDEPTAALGFEQTTEILDLIDQLRDRGLGVLLISHNMGDVKALADRAAVLRLGRNNGFFDVNTSSQEQIISSITGATENVPRRPASREAGW